ataaaaacaggAATTCGAAGGCACTCCAGAACGAGAATCACGCGAATAAAAGTGATTTCGAAGTATTGCTACTAAAATATCGCGGATACAAGAAGATGCGAAAAGGGATCTAAGAGATCGCCACAGAGCCAATTCCGTCGATTTCGCGCGTTAGAAATTCTATTTCGCGAAATGGATACGTCCCAATTGTATATCTTGCGTCATTTATTCCTTGCGGAAAAATTCATCACGTTATCTGACGATCGAAAATTACGCTCGCGGGAAAACGCTTAGTCGGTGCCATTGATGTCTTAATGCGAAACTCGCTCGAATCGCGCACATTAAGAAATGTATATCGATTACAATCGCGTTTATCGTGAGCGCGGGACCTCAGATTCGGCCGCGATAGCAAGGGGAAATTGTGTGGTACGGCCAGATAATGATCTCGTAATCGGCGCTGCTTGCGGTATAATTATAACGCCGCCGCGCGATGCGGTAGCATTTTTTGCGCGATGCATTTTCATGAAACGGGTGTTACCCTACATCGCGCCGTTATTAACCGCCGCACCGTGGAAACCGTCGGAGAACCTTTCGCCGTGCATATAACTTGCGAAACCATTCCTACTTTGCGGCACCGTCTGAATTCCTCTAATATCGCGATGATAaatttctggaaaaaaaataataatgataaaataaaaacgagacGTCATTTCCTTTTCGAATTCATTTTGAGTAAGAAATACACGAAAGTGGattatcgtattattttctacttaatataataacgggagaaaaataagaaagatattagttatagaaaatattaaatcgaaaaCATAACGATGCGTTAAAGCGAAGACGATTACGAGATAGGAAACGGGgaattaaatcaataacttTATTCAACAGCTTAACAATTGCGGCAAAGCCAGCTAAAAATCTTAATGCACATATAGCTGTgtaatatgtacattataacaaaaatattttacatttttgcaattaacaataaaatattctaagtgcATTCTGTTGTACTATCTTATATCTGGCAGTAATAATGTGTACCGTTTTTCTAGACCAGGAGAGATCGTGTAAATATGTTTCTCTGAAACGCGATTTGCAGATACTGAGTTTAGcttaacttaatttaaattcatCTTAAGTTATTCTTTCATAGAGTTTATTTCGTATTTCATTATCCTTATCTGTATATCACATCACaaggaattttaatttacattttgatGATTTTAAGGAAACTTTCAGGCATCAATTTGATCGTTAAATCGTCCTTAGATAAAggtcataaaaaatatattatattcttccaCCAGTATTAATATAAGATCTTTGAGTTGCTTTGTGtacaaaattgaataaattctCCAATATATCCATTAATATAGCTCGCTTAAGCACGACCTCTCTCAGGTTACatactatataattaactaCCTGTACGAACAACTATCGTTATTCGTGTTTCACACCGCATAGAGGCTCCTTTGGATGGTATCCCGTCCATTTCCTGTAACTAACATCCATCGCTCTTTCCACGGCGTGGTCTATGGGATGTATTATGAAAGGAATGGACACCAAACCAATAAGGGTAGTGATCCAAGGCTTCTTCCAAGCTGCTCTTGCACTCTTTCTTTGAGCAAACTGAACTGCCGCGCAAATCCTATTTATGGTGAAGCCGGGAATTATCACCGACGCGAACGACTGCCATATCAAGGTATCTGACGTGGACAACAGGACGTTTTTGATTCTCTGTGGCGTGGTGTCCGCCTGTAATAATAGAAGCTGTTAAAATGTCCGATAATTATCCCCGTTAAAATTTAACCATTCCCACAGTACCTGGTAGACCTTCGCACCTTTGTGCACCGTGTCTGCGAGAACATATCCGCTTGACAACGCATAACTGAACCACACGACGGATTTTGGTACCAGGCTCCTAAACGCTTCTCCAACCTCGTTCGCataacctaaaaaaaaaacagaatttacACCTTGTTGGCCTATGTACAAAAGAATCTTCTTGAAACGCCGATTTGCTTtactgttttttattaattatttataaatcaagtATGACTTGTACGTCGTGCAGAATCGTGAAACACAAAACGAGAGAAGGATGACAGAAAATTTCGATAACAGTACTTAACAATATTCTTGCCATTACCTAAATATCTCACATACGTGTCTCGGTACAGGTCCACCTCCTCCTGATCGTTCATCGTCCCGGAATTCTCGATTTTCCGACTACCTCTCGCGCGGTGACATAACCTGCGGCAGACTTTTGGCACTTCGCGGCGTTCAGTGCCAAGAGAATTTTCGGCTATCAACGATAAAATGTCTATAAaatctctcctctcttcctaTTCTTATCTAAGCATTTAGAATTTATTCGAGGGAAAACTTGGGGTAGAAATATCGTTGCAAAAACAGATCACGTCGATCACGAAAAACACAACGCTGAACGCAGCGTCGCAGCTACGGAGCTTTCGAGAGGTCGATAAGCTCGCGGGCTCGCAGTTCGATATACCTGTCGATtcgtattgattttttgaaactttaaagttttatctattttccTTTGACCTTCGCGCAACGCTTGAATCACGTAACGGGTCAATTATCCGCAATTACCTCATTTCTTCTTACTTAACCTCTGATTGCGTCATGCTGACGACGTCAGCTGTAATTGCGATTAcctaatttttaagaaataatctcTGACCGACTCTGACGCCCGAGGCGATATAGATATTatagtaaaatgtaaatagatatatttctagatatatttcacatttttaaataacgggATTGAAATAATGTTTACGAAAGTAATTATCTCATCTGgaagttaatatattaaattatcgttTCACGTCTTACGTCTCGCACGTCCACCGTTTCCCTCTCCCCCTGAATATCTTCCTCTCTCGGTTCAGTCGGTTCTTCCTGTCCCTGTCCTCCACAGTTCCTCCTGGCCGAAAACGGCGACTGCTCAGACGGTCCGCCAAATCGGCGCGACCTAACCTCAAACTCGGCCGCTGCGCGGCTCCGGGGAACGtcgcgttctcgctcgcgGGCGATAACTCGCGCGTTATCGGCGACATGGCGGGCCCGCGATAGCTCGCGCGACAGGTCACGCGCGACGTCGTGCACGCGGGGATCCTCAGGATGATGGCCGACCTGGAGTACGTGCGGCTGTACCTCAGCCTGCAGCTCAACGAGGCGATCTCCTGGTGGTGCTTCTACATCCGCGAGATCTCGTGGCAGCTGCTGATCGCCTTGCTCGCGTACCTCTGCGTCTGTGTCTTCCTCTACGCGGTCCTCAAACGGGTGGGCCATGCCGCCTGGCAACTGCCGGGCCCGCCCGGTAGACTTCTCCTGGTCACCGCTCATCCGGACGACGAGGTGATGTTCTTCGGGCCGTTGGTCTACTGGCTGGCCCGTTCCAAGGCCAGCGAGATCTACCTCCTGTGCTTATCCATGGGTACATGTCACTAGCGGGCCTCTCCGTCGTCCCAGGATCGTGAGCGACGATCCGGGAATGAACCAGGCTAGACGTCACGTAAACGCTGT
The window above is part of the Temnothorax longispinosus isolate EJ_2023e chromosome 8, Tlon_JGU_v1, whole genome shotgun sequence genome. Proteins encoded here:
- the LOC139817156 gene encoding mitochondrial fission process protein 1; amino-acid sequence: MNDQEEVDLYRDTYVRYLGYANEVGEAFRSLVPKSVVWFSYALSSGYVLADTVHKGAKVYQADTTPQRIKNVLLSTSDTLIWQSFASVIIPGFTINRICAAVQFAQRKSARAAWKKPWITTLIGLVSIPFIIHPIDHAVERAMDVSYRKWTGYHPKEPLCGVKHE